ATCTGGATTCATTGTTGAATGCCGATCTGGAATTAATTCAGGACGCGCTCAATCTGAAAAAGATTCAGTTGGTATTTGATCTGGAAGACGACTTGCGGGTGATGGCCGACCCCACCCTGACCAAGACCGTGGTGCGTAATCTGTTGACCAATGCGGCCAAGTACGCGCCCAGGGGCAGTGCGATTCAGGTACGCGCCCGACAGGAAGGCAACCGTGTCCGGGTCAGTGTCGAAAATGGCGGCGAGCCTATCCCGGAGACAATCCGGGATCATTTGTTCAAGGGCCCGGTGGACAGCCAGATAGGCAGTGGCGCTGAGTCGGGGCAGGGCATTGGGTTGTCTATTTGCTATGACCTTATGGCATTGCAAAGCGGCATCATTATGCTCGACCGCCAATTCCAGCAGGGTACGCGGATTATATTCAGCTTGCCCGCCGCAGACTGATCACGTCCGGCGTAAATTTCAATCGGATGGTGGTGCCGGCACCCGGTTTGCTGGTGATGTCCAGGCGGCCATTAAGGTTGCGTGCCCGCTCTTGCATGATGGCCAGGCCGTAGTGATTAAGTTTGGTGGGGTCATCCGGCATGCCCACGCCATCGTCACTGATCACCATCAGGATCTGGTCATCCAACAAGCGGCAGAATTCGATGTGTAAATGCGAACCGTCTGAATGGTTGATGGCGTTCTGCCCCGCTTCGCGCACAATTTGCAGCAAATGGATTTCTTCGCTGGGGGATAGCGGAATATCCTGTAGCTGGTAATCCAGCGTCACCTTCATCGCCGAACGCTCACTCAGGCTGTCGGTGGTCTGTACCAAGGCGCCTTCCAGCCCGGTCTCGTCCAGTTTAAGGCGGAAAGTGGTGAGCAGTTCGCGCAATTGTTTGTAGGCGCTGGCAAGACCTTCCTTCAGTTCAGTGATGATCGGTTCCTGTAAATCGTAGCGGCCTTTTTCAGTGGTTTTCTGCAGGCGTGTGACCTGAATTTTCAGATAAGAAAGTGCCTGTGCCAATGAATCGTGCAATTCGCGCGCAATCACATTGCGTTCGTCCAGGGTGGCGACTTTACGATCCAGCTGCTTTTGTTCTGTGAGCGTCAGCGCCAGCGCAATCTGATCGGCAGTCGATTGAATCAGTTGCTGTTCCCATTCGGACGCGGTGTTCTTGGTGTGCAGTGTCAGCAGCCCGAACTGTTTGCTGTCGCGGGTAATCGGAAAGGTCATCTCGGTCTGTGTGGTATTGCAGCTGGTGCTGCGGCAATCGTTGCAATCGCGCTGGCTGCAATCTTTGGCGGTGCCAAACGCATTCTGGTGGTAGTAAGGCTGGTTGCCTTCTTCGGTAAACAAGCACACTTCAATGTCCTGGTGCTCAATCAACTGGCCCAGGTTGCGCACAATCTGCCGGTAGTTCACCGGTGTATGGTAAGCGCTCATGATGGTGCCGGACGTATCCAGCAGAAACTGTAATGCCTTGGTTTGCTGTTGCAGATCGCGCGTGCGGCTGGCCACCCGCTGCTCGAGTTCTTCGTAGGTTTTGCCGATGGCATCGCCCATGCGGTTAAAGATGTCGGCCAGCAATCCCAGCTCGTCGTTGACCGAAAGATTGACCCGCTGGTTCAGATCCCCGCGACGGAAACGGTCGGCGGCGTGGGTCAGTTCTTTCAGTGGCCGGTCCAGGCGTTCGCGCAACACATAGAACACCAGGCTGCCCACGCACACGATCGTGAACAGGCCCAGTACCTGAATCAGGCGCAGCCGTTGGTTGCGACTTTCGGCGCGCAGCTGGAATTGGTATACCAGCTTGTCGGTGAGCACCACCTGGCGATCCAGCAGTGGCAGTAAGGTGGTGGTGGCTTGTTGTTTTTCATCGCCGGACAGCGACAGTATCCGTTCGAATAATGGCTTTACCTGTTCCTGCCAGTGGTTGTTCGCGAGTGTGAAGGCGCGGCTTAGTTCAGTGTCGTCACCTCGTTGGGCGAGCGGCGCAAACAGCGATGAATTCCAGGTGACGGCAAGGTTTTCCAGGTGGGTGCGCAGGGCCTGGTTATCTTGCTGATGGCTGGCCAGGCCAATGCGGTAGGTTTGCATGCGCAAGCTGCCGGAGAGGTTAATGGCCTGCCCGTCCAGCTCACCCTGTTCGGTGATCCAGTAGGACACAAAGATCGATAACAGGGCCACTACCATGATGGCCATGATGGACCAGGTGATGGTGCTGGTGACCGACCGGGTGAACTGCCTGCGGATGGATTCGACCACGCGATACCCCTAAATATCCTGCCCTTGCCTTTTTCGCACCCGCGAGAACAGAAAACCTTGATTTATCTGGGGTGGAACGCGACGCCATCTACCCACAAGGGGATAGAGCGGCTATTACACGCCGAAAACCGCCTCGCGCGTGTTGATCCATGTCAACTGAGCGCCAGCCTCCGGCCACTAAAGTGCGTTTACAGCTGGTCCGCCAGTAGCCAACGACCTCGTAGCAAGGGTGAGGAACAATCAATGAGTCAATTTCTGGATAAACTGCGCTTCTTCGATAAAAA
This region of Simiduia agarivorans SA1 = DSM 21679 genomic DNA includes:
- a CDS encoding ATP-binding protein — protein: MVESIRRQFTRSVTSTITWSIMAIMVVALLSIFVSYWITEQGELDGQAINLSGSLRMQTYRIGLASHQQDNQALRTHLENLAVTWNSSLFAPLAQRGDDTELSRAFTLANNHWQEQVKPLFERILSLSGDEKQQATTTLLPLLDRQVVLTDKLVYQFQLRAESRNQRLRLIQVLGLFTIVCVGSLVFYVLRERLDRPLKELTHAADRFRRGDLNQRVNLSVNDELGLLADIFNRMGDAIGKTYEELEQRVASRTRDLQQQTKALQFLLDTSGTIMSAYHTPVNYRQIVRNLGQLIEHQDIEVCLFTEEGNQPYYHQNAFGTAKDCSQRDCNDCRSTSCNTTQTEMTFPITRDSKQFGLLTLHTKNTASEWEQQLIQSTADQIALALTLTEQKQLDRKVATLDERNVIARELHDSLAQALSYLKIQVTRLQKTTEKGRYDLQEPIITELKEGLASAYKQLRELLTTFRLKLDETGLEGALVQTTDSLSERSAMKVTLDYQLQDIPLSPSEEIHLLQIVREAGQNAINHSDGSHLHIEFCRLLDDQILMVISDDGVGMPDDPTKLNHYGLAIMQERARNLNGRLDITSKPGAGTTIRLKFTPDVISLRRAS